DNA from Streptomyces sp. NBC_01260:
CCGGCCCACAGGGACTGGTGGACGTGCATGCCCGAGCCGTTGTCGCCGAAGATCGGCTTCGGCATGAAGGTCGCGGTCTTGCCGTTGCGCCAGGCGACGTTCTTCACGATGTACTTGAAGAGCATCAGGTCGTCGGCCGCGGCGAGCAGCGTGTTGAACTTGTAGTTGATCTCGGCCTGGCCGGCCGTGCCGACCTCGTGGTGCTGGCGCTCGACCTGGAGGCCGTTCTTGTCCAGCTCCAGGGAGATCTCGGCACGCAGATCGGCGAAGTGGTCGACCGGCGGGGTCGGGAAGTAACCGCCCTTGTAGCGGACCTTGTAGCCGCGGTTGTTCTCCTCCGACCCGGTGTTCCAGGCGCCCGCCTCGGAGTCGATGTGGTAGAAGCTCTCGTTCGCCGACGTCTGGAAGCGGACGTTGTCGAAGACGTAGAACTCGGCCTCGGGACCGAAGTACGCGGTGTCGGCGATACCGGTGGAGGCCAGGTACGCCTCCGCCTTCCTGGCCACGTTCCGCGGGTCACGGCTGTACTGCTCGCCGGTGATCGGGTCGTGGATGAAGAAGTTGATGTTGACGGTCTTGTCGCGGCGGAAGGGGTCGACACGAGCGGTCGACAGGTCCGCGCGGAGCGCCATGTCGGACTCGTGGATGGCCTGGAAGCCGCGGATCGACGAGCCGTCGAAGGCCAGCTCCTCGGTCGGGTCGAAGACCGCCGCCGGGATGGTGAAGTGCTGCATCACACCGGGCAGGTCGCAGAACCGGACGTCGATGAACTTGACGTCTTCGTCGGCGATGTACTTCTTCACGTCGTCGGCGTTCTGGAACATCCAACTCCTCCTACTCCCGGCCCGGGCGGGACGGGGTTGCAGCTCGTTGTGCGGCCAGTGCGGTGGCACACGCTGGACCCGACCATAGGCAGACCGGATTTCTCAAGCATGACCCATTTGTTTCGCCGAAGTTAACCGAGCCGGGTGTGAGTAGCGCCTCGTGAGCGTACGGCGACTGGTTCCGGGCGGGTTCCGGGCCGGTTTCCCGGCGGTGTCCCAAGGCGGCGGCTCCACCCGCCCGGCAGGGGGCTCGGGCGGGCGCAGTACCGTGGTCGGGTGGACAACAGGCAAGCAATCGGATCGTGGCTCTCCGGGCCGCGTGCGGCAGCCGAGGAGATGGGCGCCGACTTCGGGTACCGGGGCAAGAGGCTCGGTCTTCCCGAGCAGGGGCCGGGGGCCGTGGCGCCGCTCGGCCGCCGCTTCGGTGCGATCTTCATCGACTGGGCCCTGTGCCTGCTGATCGCATACGGGCTGTTCGCTCGCGGTGACCAGCAGGCCGCCGGCAACTGGGCGCTGGGGATCTTCCTCGTACTGAGCCTGCTCACCGTCGGCACCATCGGCTGCACGCCCGGCAAGCGCCTCCTGGGCATCAGGGTCGTCGCCGAGGGCGGCGGGCGGCTGGGGCTCGGGAGGGTGCTGGTGCGCAGCGTGCTGCTGTGCCTGGTGATCCCGGCCCTGGTCTGGGACCGCGACGGCCGGGGCCTGCATGACCGGCTGGCCCGCGCCGTTCAGGTCCGTATCTGAGCAGGTCCGTATCTGAGCGGATCCGTATCCATGGGCCGGCCGCGCGATGCGGCGGGCCCACGGAGTCCGCCGGCTGAGACGGCACATGAAGAGGGCGGGTCACGAACTCCTGGTTCGTGACCCGCCCTCTTCATGTGCCGTCTTCGTGCGTCAGCGCATCTTTCCGCCGCGCGGCATCCGCATACCCTTCGGCATCGGGCCCTTCGGCAGCGGCATGTTGCTCATCAGGTCGCCCATCGCGCGCAGCCGGTCGTTGGCGGCGGTCACCTGGGGGCCGGTCAGGACTCGCGGCAGCTTCAGCATCTTGGTGCGCACCTTCTTGAGCGGCACCTGGCCCTCGTCGTTGCCGACGATGATGTCGTGCACGGGTACGTCGACCACGATGCGGGCCATCTTCTTCTTCTCGGCCGCGAGCAGGGTCTTCACCCGGTTCGGGTTGCCCTCGCCCACCAGCACGATGCCCGCCTTGCCCACGGCGCGGTGGACGACGTCCTGGCTGCGGTTCATCGCGACCGCGGGGGTCGTGGACCAGCCGCGGCCCACGCGGTCCAGCACCGCGGCCGCAGCGCCCGGCTGCCCCTCCATCTGCCCGAAGGCGGCCCGCTCGGCACGCCGTCCGAAGACGATCGCCATCGCGAGGAGGGCGAGCACGAAGCCCAGGATGCCCACGTAGATCGGGTGGTTGATCAGGAAACCGATCGCGAGGAGGACACCGAAGGTGACGATTCCCACACCCGCGACGACAAGACCGATCTTGCTGTCGGTCCGCCTGGTCATCTTGTAGGTCAGGGCGATCTGCTTGAGCCGCCCCGCGTTCTCGGCGCTGTCCGCGCCTTCAGTGGTTTTTGCCTTCCTCGCCATGCAATGAAGTTTACGTGGCCTAAGAACGGTGCTCGGCCACGGCCTCCAGTACGTACTCGGACTCGACCCGGTCCTTGGCCCGGCGGCGGTCCTCCAGGACGGCCGTCCAGGCGTTGCGGCGGGCGGTGCGCTGGCCGCTGCTCAGCAGCAGCGACTCGACGGCGCGGAGGGCGTTGGTGACGGTCGGAATGGCGGTGGCGCGTACCGGCGCGGCCTGCATCGTGGAAGTCCCCTCGGAACGGATGCGCGGACTGAGCGGCGCTCAGTGGGCGGACTGTGTTGCGCGGACTGGATACGGAAGCGGCGTGGCAGCGGCCGGGAAAGCCACTGCGCCGCGTGCATCCAGGGTCACTGCTCGGTGTTACCAGCGCATGACCGGTCGGTCAAACACCAATGAAACCTTGATATGGGCGCCGCGCACGTCGGCGCGGCCCATCCGCGCCTCCGACCTGCGAGGAGCGGACGGGCCGCGCCGAATCAGTTATTACTGTTCAGTAGCTTCTTGTGCCCGGTTTCACACGGACGTCTGCTGCGCGGCCGGTGCGGTGGCGGTGGCGCCGCGCCGCTCGATCGCCTGCTGGAAGAGCCGGCCCGCGCGGTACGAGGAACGGACCAGCGGCCCGGACATCACACCGGAGTAGCCGATCGCGTCGGCCTCGTCCTTGAGCTCCACGAACTCGTGCGGCTTCACCCAGCGCTCGACCGGGTGGTGGCGCGGGGTCGGCCGCAGGTACTGCGTGATCGTGATGAGCTCGCAACCCGCGTCGTGCAGGTCCCGGAGTGCCTGGCTGACTTCCTCGCGGGTCTCGCCCATGCCGAGGATCAGGTTGGACTTGGTCACCAGACCGGCCTCACGGGCCCGGGTGATGACCTCCAGGGAACGCTCGTACCGGAAGCCGGGGCGGATCCGCTTGAAGATCCGCGGCACCGTCTCCACGTTGTGCCCCAGCACCTCGGGGCGCGAGGAGAAGACCTCGGCGAGCTGCGCGGGCTCTGCGTTGAAGTCGGGGATCAGCAGCTCCACCTTGGTGTGGCCGGTCTCCCGCTCCGCCGTCAGCGCGTGGATCTGGCGCACGGTCTCCGCGTACAGCCAGGCGCCGCCGTCCTCCAGGTCGTCGCGGGCGACGCCGGTGATGGTGGCGTAGTTCAGGTCCATCGTGACGACGGACTCACCGACGCGGCGGGGCTCGTCCCGGTCCAGCTCCTGGGGCTTGCCCGTGTCGATCTGGCAGAAGTCACAGCGCCGGGTGCACTGGTCGCCGCCGATGAGGAACGTGGCCTCGCGGTCCTCCCAGCACTCGAAGATGTTGGGGCAGCCCGCCTCCTGGCACACCGTGTGCAGACCCTCGCTCTTCACGAGCTTCTGCAGCTGGTTGTACTCGGGGCCCATCTTCGCCCGGGTTTTGATCCACTCGGGCTTCCGCTCGATGGGGGTCTGGCTGTTCCGGACCTCAAGGCGCAGCATCTTGCGCCCGTCGGGTGCGACAGCGGACACTCCGGCACTCCCCTTTGCTTTCACTGCATTGGATTCTTCGGCGAACACCAGGGTACGCCCGTAGTTCATACGGCTTTACGTCTGCCCAACCTGTGGCCGGCAGGGCCTATTCCCGGAGCGGTGTTCCGAGCGTCACGCCGTGGCCACGGCATCGGCCGCGCGCTCGATGGTGCGCGGGGCCGGCTCGGCGTTCTCCAGGACGTCCCTGAGGTGCTTCTCGACGACCGGGAGCACGTCCGCGATTCCGAGGTCGCGGCCCAGCTCGTACGCGAGCGAGGTGACGCCCGCGTCCCGGATGCCGCACGGCACGATCCGGTCGAACGAGGTGTTGTCCGGGTTCACGTTGAGCGCGAAACCGTGCATGGTCACGCCCTTGGCGACCCGGATGCCGATGGCGGCCAGCTTGCGGTCCTCGCGGCGCTGGCCGGCGTTGGACGGGGCGTACTCGGGGCCGTTCAGCCGGGCGTCGAACTCCTCGTCCCGGAGCCTCGGGTCGAAGTCGAGGGAGAGGCCGCCGAT
Protein-coding regions in this window:
- the glnA gene encoding type I glutamate--ammonia ligase; the encoded protein is MFQNADDVKKYIADEDVKFIDVRFCDLPGVMQHFTIPAAVFDPTEELAFDGSSIRGFQAIHESDMALRADLSTARVDPFRRDKTVNINFFIHDPITGEQYSRDPRNVARKAEAYLASTGIADTAYFGPEAEFYVFDNVRFQTSANESFYHIDSEAGAWNTGSEENNRGYKVRYKGGYFPTPPVDHFADLRAEISLELDKNGLQVERQHHEVGTAGQAEINYKFNTLLAAADDLMLFKYIVKNVAWRNGKTATFMPKPIFGDNGSGMHVHQSLWAGGDPLFYDEQGYAGLSDMARYYIGGILKHAPSLLAFTNPTVNSYHRLVPGFEAPVNMVYSQRNRSAAMRIPITGSNPKAKRVEFRAPDPSSNPYLAFSALLMAGLDGVKNKIEPPEPIDKDLYELAPEEHANVQQVPTSLPAVLDALEADHEYLLAGGVFTPDLIETWVDFKRTQEIAPIQLRPHPHEFELYFDL
- a CDS encoding RDD family protein, giving the protein MDNRQAIGSWLSGPRAAAEEMGADFGYRGKRLGLPEQGPGAVAPLGRRFGAIFIDWALCLLIAYGLFARGDQQAAGNWALGIFLVLSLLTVGTIGCTPGKRLLGIRVVAEGGGRLGLGRVLVRSVLLCLVIPALVWDRDGRGLHDRLARAVQVRI
- a CDS encoding DUF4191 domain-containing protein, with amino-acid sequence MARKAKTTEGADSAENAGRLKQIALTYKMTRRTDSKIGLVVAGVGIVTFGVLLAIGFLINHPIYVGILGFVLALLAMAIVFGRRAERAAFGQMEGQPGAAAAVLDRVGRGWSTTPAVAMNRSQDVVHRAVGKAGIVLVGEGNPNRVKTLLAAEKKKMARIVVDVPVHDIIVGNDEGQVPLKKVRTKMLKLPRVLTGPQVTAANDRLRAMGDLMSNMPLPKGPMPKGMRMPRGGKMR
- a CDS encoding SCO2195 family GlnR-regulated protein, which encodes MQAAPVRATAIPTVTNALRAVESLLLSSGQRTARRNAWTAVLEDRRRAKDRVESEYVLEAVAEHRS
- the lipA gene encoding lipoyl synthase, producing the protein MSAVAPDGRKMLRLEVRNSQTPIERKPEWIKTRAKMGPEYNQLQKLVKSEGLHTVCQEAGCPNIFECWEDREATFLIGGDQCTRRCDFCQIDTGKPQELDRDEPRRVGESVVTMDLNYATITGVARDDLEDGGAWLYAETVRQIHALTAERETGHTKVELLIPDFNAEPAQLAEVFSSRPEVLGHNVETVPRIFKRIRPGFRYERSLEVITRAREAGLVTKSNLILGMGETREEVSQALRDLHDAGCELITITQYLRPTPRHHPVERWVKPHEFVELKDEADAIGYSGVMSGPLVRSSYRAGRLFQQAIERRGATATAPAAQQTSV